Genomic window (Candidatus Effluviviaceae Genus I sp.):
CTCGCGGCGGCCGCCGCCGACAGCGCGACGACGAGCGGGACGCTCGCGGTCTTCTGCGATGAGATCCTGAACATCACAGCCTCCTGAGCTCGGCTTGAAGGACCGGGCGCCGCGGGAGCGCGATCAGCCCGGCCCCCTCGGCGCGCACACGAGCATACTAGCACAACGGGGCGGTCGGACAAGGGGCCAGAGCGCCCGGCCGCGGACCTCGGCCTTGCGCCCGGCCGCCGCAGAATGCATACTCGCGTGCCGTGTAAGTGAGCCAGCGGCCTGAAGCACGGTAGCCGCGCTGACCGGAGCGGAAGGCCGAACAGGGTGCATCCGGGGCGGACGGGCGAACGCCTGCCCGCCCCGGGCACACGAAAGGAGCCGTGATGCGACTCGCGCCGAGACGGACCGCGTTCATCCCACCCATCGCGTCGGTGGTGCTGGCTCTCGCGCTCGCCTTCATCCCAGCGCTCGCCGCCGCGCAGCCGAGGGCGCTCGAGATCGCGGACGCCGTGCGCCTCATGGAGAGCGTCGGCGGACCGGAGGCCTACCCCAACGCGAACGCCGTCGTCATCGTCAACGACACGCATATCGAGTTCGACGAGACGGGCGCGTTCAGGCAGTACGAGCACTCGCTCACCAAGGTCCTCACCGATCAGGGACTGAAGGAGAACGCCGACGCGTCCTTCATGTACCACCGGCGATACGGTGGGGTCGAGGTTCTCGCCGCGCGCGTGATCAAGAAGGACGGCACCGAGGTGCCCGTCGGACCTGACCTGATCACGGACGGCACGCCGCCCGCGATCAGCGCGATGGACATCTACGAGACCGACTTCCGCGAGAAGACCATCGTGTTCCCGAACCTCGAGGTGGGCGACGCGGTCGAGACGCTCGTCCTGCAGAACTCGAAGCCACTCCTCGAGAGCGAGTTCAACACCCTGCTCATCCTTCAGGCCTTCGATCCGGTGCGCGAGGCGACGGTCACGATCGTCGGCCCGACCTCAAAGCCGCTCAGGCACATCGTGAAGGGCGTGGACGCGGCGTTCACCCGCGCGACCGAGGGCGCGAACACCCGGTACGTCTGGCGCGCCGCGAACCTGCCGCGCGTGGATCGCGAACCCGGCATGGTCTCGCCGGCCCAGATCGTCGGTCGGATCGTCGTCTCGACCGTGCAGACCTGGCCCGACCTCTCGCGCATCGCGTGGAGGCTCACCGAGGACAAGTGCGTCGCGGAGGACACGGTGAAGGCCCTCGTCGCCGAAGTCACTGAGGGTCTCACAACGACCGACGACAAGTTGCGGGCGATCCACTACTGGATCCTCGAGAACGTCCGCTACCTGGGCGTCGCGATGGACCGTGGGGCGTTCCTGGAGCCGCACACCGCGGCGTACACCATCGAGAAGGAGTACGGCGTCTGCCGCGACAAGGCCGTCCTCATGGTCGCGATGCTCGGCGAGATCGGCGTGCCGGCCTGGACCGTCTTCATCAACGTGAACCGCGAGACCGACCCGGAGGTGCCGAGCATCTACTTCGAGCACGGCATCGTCGCCGTGAAGGGGCCGGACGGCGA
Coding sequences:
- a CDS encoding DUF3857 domain-containing protein, translating into MRLAPRRTAFIPPIASVVLALALAFIPALAAAQPRALEIADAVRLMESVGGPEAYPNANAVVIVNDTHIEFDETGAFRQYEHSLTKVLTDQGLKENADASFMYHRRYGGVEVLAARVIKKDGTEVPVGPDLITDGTPPAISAMDIYETDFREKTIVFPNLEVGDAVETLVLQNSKPLLESEFNTLLILQAFDPVREATVTIVGPTSKPLRHIVKGVDAAFTRATEGANTRYVWRAANLPRVDREPGMVSPAQIVGRIVVSTVQTWPDLSRIAWRLTEDKCVAEDTVKALVAEVTEGLTTTDDKLRAIHYWILENVRYLGVAMDRGAFLEPHTAAYTIEKEYGVCRDKAVLMVAMLGEIGVPAWTVFINVNRETDPEVPSIYFEHGIVAVKGPDGEFRYIDPTVETSRDVYANYPSDRWVLVISEEGHDLRRAPHLPASQNSGVISDRCALGGDLSIAGTVTVTGRGMYEEILRTIAKAAKVEQLRMMWEENVHAVHPAAQLTSFSMTDPEDLMTPLTVAASYSIADYALDASPFLLFRVPAATGAFDFLSDALLGRLTGLAERKHAMALGTTLGLEESSEIEVPAGLHVESFPDAVDFRQGAVSLSVEYEFVPGPPGRPGVVRYRRALGIDSHEVSPADYLALKEAARLGSRSTKGEVILKREG